In Arthrobacter sp. B3I4, the following proteins share a genomic window:
- the pheT gene encoding phenylalanine--tRNA ligase subunit beta, which translates to MRIPLSWLREFAAVPAGATAEDVMADLVKVGFEEEAVHRPTDTLQGPIVVGQVLSLVKEPQTNGKTINWCQVRVVPEGQQQTLTGEGIDPSGVQGIICGAHNFVEGDKVVVTLPGAVLPGDFRISARKTYGHLSAGMIASVRELGIGEDHDGILVLSRIGLDPEIGTDAMELLGLYDQAAEINVTPDRGYAFSIRGVAREYAHATGTPFTDPAANVQAPAELSGGYGVKLNDDGPIYGKPGCDRFVARSVRGVDATRPTPPWMSSRLRLAGMRSISLPVDISNYVMLELGQPLHFYDQDKLSGDIVVRRAVADEKLKTLDGKERTLDAEDLLITDGSGPIGVAGVMGGAATEVSDATSTILIEAAHFEEVSIARSRRRHKLPSEASKRFERGVDWQVAHVAAQRAVDLLVQLAGGTAVAEGTDVGTAPDSVAVELPAAFAAERIGVDFTEGQILTSLRDLGAAVEKTGTGYRVTAPSWRTDLETKEDLSEEIARLVGYDQIPATLPVAPPGRGLTRVQQQRRRLIQALADAGLTEVLAYPFVSKAANDTFGVPAADAERTALKLANPISEEHGYLRTSILPGLIEVAKRNHSRGFRDLALFEAGLVFLPGETLGTAAIPPLGAKPADEVLDGLYDGVPDQPLHLAAVLTGHDTPASPAHTPRAWDWADALDIARLASDVLGVELVISQGQHQAFHPGRAAQLALRTGEVVGYAGELHPKLLAGYDLPARSVALELNADALFDAAADVIVARHISSYPVATQDVALVVGADVPADDVLAALREGAGELLEELSLFDVYAGKGIEEGKKSLAFNLRFRAPDRTLTAEEASAARDSAMAAAHERFGAVQR; encoded by the coding sequence GTGCGTATCCCCCTTTCCTGGCTGCGTGAATTCGCGGCCGTACCGGCCGGAGCGACGGCCGAAGACGTCATGGCGGACCTGGTCAAAGTCGGCTTTGAAGAAGAAGCAGTGCACCGGCCCACGGACACCCTGCAGGGCCCCATCGTGGTGGGCCAGGTCCTCAGCCTGGTGAAGGAGCCGCAGACCAACGGCAAGACCATCAACTGGTGCCAGGTCCGGGTGGTTCCCGAAGGCCAGCAGCAGACACTCACCGGCGAAGGCATCGACCCGTCCGGTGTGCAGGGCATCATCTGCGGCGCCCACAACTTCGTGGAAGGCGACAAGGTTGTGGTGACCCTTCCGGGAGCCGTGCTGCCCGGCGACTTCCGGATCTCGGCCCGGAAAACCTACGGACACCTCTCCGCCGGCATGATCGCTTCCGTGCGGGAGCTCGGCATCGGCGAGGACCACGACGGCATCCTGGTGCTCTCGCGCATCGGACTGGACCCGGAAATCGGCACCGACGCCATGGAGCTGCTCGGTCTGTACGACCAGGCCGCCGAAATCAACGTCACCCCTGACCGCGGCTATGCGTTCTCCATCCGCGGCGTGGCCCGGGAATACGCCCACGCCACCGGCACCCCGTTCACCGACCCGGCCGCCAACGTGCAGGCCCCGGCGGAACTCTCCGGTGGCTACGGCGTGAAGCTCAACGACGACGGCCCGATCTACGGCAAGCCCGGCTGTGACCGCTTCGTGGCCCGCAGCGTCCGCGGTGTGGACGCCACACGGCCCACACCGCCGTGGATGTCCTCCCGGCTCCGGCTCGCCGGCATGCGGTCCATCTCGCTGCCGGTGGACATCTCCAACTACGTCATGCTGGAGCTGGGCCAGCCGCTGCACTTCTACGACCAGGACAAGCTCTCCGGCGACATCGTGGTCCGCCGCGCCGTCGCCGATGAAAAGCTCAAGACCCTGGACGGCAAGGAACGTACGCTCGACGCCGAGGACCTCCTGATCACCGACGGCTCCGGCCCGATCGGCGTCGCCGGCGTGATGGGCGGCGCCGCAACAGAGGTCAGCGACGCGACGTCAACCATCCTGATTGAAGCGGCGCACTTCGAGGAAGTCTCGATTGCCCGCTCGCGCCGCCGCCACAAGCTGCCCTCCGAGGCGTCCAAACGCTTTGAACGCGGCGTGGACTGGCAGGTCGCCCACGTGGCTGCCCAGCGCGCCGTCGACCTCCTGGTCCAGCTTGCCGGCGGCACCGCCGTGGCCGAAGGGACCGACGTCGGCACCGCACCGGACTCCGTCGCCGTCGAACTGCCCGCGGCCTTCGCCGCGGAACGGATCGGCGTGGACTTCACCGAGGGCCAGATCCTCACCTCGCTCCGTGACCTGGGCGCCGCCGTCGAAAAGACCGGTACCGGCTACCGTGTCACGGCGCCAAGCTGGCGCACGGATCTGGAAACCAAGGAAGACCTGTCCGAGGAGATCGCCCGGCTGGTCGGATACGACCAGATTCCCGCGACCCTGCCGGTGGCTCCTCCGGGCCGCGGACTGACCCGCGTGCAGCAGCAGCGCCGCCGGCTCATCCAGGCTCTCGCCGACGCAGGCCTCACCGAGGTGCTGGCCTACCCGTTCGTTTCGAAGGCCGCCAACGACACCTTCGGGGTGCCGGCTGCGGACGCGGAACGGACGGCGCTGAAGCTGGCCAACCCCATCAGCGAGGAGCACGGGTACCTCCGGACCTCCATCCTGCCGGGCCTCATCGAGGTCGCCAAGCGCAACCATTCCCGCGGTTTCCGCGACCTGGCGCTCTTCGAGGCCGGGCTGGTTTTCCTGCCCGGTGAAACGCTCGGCACCGCCGCGATCCCGCCGCTTGGCGCCAAACCCGCCGATGAGGTGCTGGACGGCCTGTACGACGGCGTTCCGGACCAGCCGCTGCACCTTGCCGCCGTGCTGACCGGCCACGACACCCCCGCGTCACCGGCGCACACACCCCGGGCCTGGGACTGGGCCGACGCCCTGGACATCGCCCGGCTCGCCAGTGACGTCCTCGGTGTCGAACTCGTCATCAGCCAGGGCCAGCACCAGGCCTTCCACCCGGGGCGGGCCGCCCAGTTGGCGCTCCGCACCGGCGAAGTCGTGGGCTACGCCGGCGAACTGCACCCCAAGCTGCTTGCCGGGTATGACCTGCCGGCCCGTTCGGTGGCGCTGGAGCTGAACGCCGACGCCCTGTTCGACGCGGCCGCGGACGTGATCGTCGCCCGGCACATTTCCAGCTACCCGGTTGCGACCCAGGACGTGGCCCTCGTGGTGGGCGCCGACGTTCCGGCGGATGACGTGCTGGCCGCCCTGCGCGAGGGTGCGGGGGAGCTGCTTGAGGAGCTGTCCCTGTTCGACGTTTACGCGGGCAAGGGCATCGAGGAAGGCAAGAAGTCGCTGGCCTTCAACCTCCGTTTCCGCGCCCCGGACCGGACGCTGACCGCGGAGGAGGCCTCCGCCGCCCGGGACAGCGCGATGGCCGCCGCACACGAGCGGTTCGGGGCCGTCCAGAGGTAA
- a CDS encoding quinone oxidoreductase translates to MTHAIVARQSGGPEVLELAEVDRPVPGPGQLLIKVAAIGVNFIDTYKRSGVYKVQYPFIPGSEASGTVEETGDGVTGFSAGDRVATAEGLNCYAGYALVDADKALPVPRGVDDFTAAALPLQGITAHYLINSSFKVEPGHTVLLHAGAGGVGLLLIQLLKARGATVITTVSTDEKEALAREAGADHVLRYEGFAARVRELTGGAGVHVVYDGVGKDTFDDSLAALRIRGTLVLFGAASGPVPPVDPQRLNTGGSLYLTRPTITHFLQDAQERRWRSDELFAAVADGSLKVRIGARYDLADAATAHTDLEQRRTTGKVILVP, encoded by the coding sequence ATGACGCACGCAATTGTCGCCCGCCAGTCCGGCGGTCCGGAGGTCCTCGAACTGGCCGAGGTCGACCGCCCGGTTCCCGGTCCCGGCCAGCTGCTGATCAAGGTCGCCGCCATCGGCGTGAACTTCATCGACACCTACAAGCGCAGCGGCGTCTATAAAGTGCAGTACCCCTTCATTCCCGGCTCCGAAGCCTCCGGCACCGTTGAGGAAACCGGCGACGGCGTGACCGGCTTTTCCGCCGGGGACCGGGTGGCCACCGCCGAAGGCCTGAACTGCTACGCCGGATACGCCCTCGTCGACGCCGACAAGGCGCTGCCGGTGCCCCGCGGCGTTGACGACTTTACCGCCGCGGCCCTCCCCCTGCAGGGCATCACCGCGCACTACCTGATCAACTCCTCGTTCAAGGTCGAGCCGGGCCATACCGTGCTGTTGCACGCCGGCGCCGGCGGCGTCGGCCTGCTGCTGATCCAGTTGCTCAAGGCCCGCGGAGCGACGGTCATCACCACCGTCTCCACCGACGAGAAGGAGGCGCTGGCCCGGGAGGCCGGCGCGGACCACGTGCTGCGCTACGAGGGCTTTGCCGCCCGGGTACGCGAACTGACCGGCGGCGCCGGCGTCCACGTGGTGTACGACGGCGTCGGCAAGGACACGTTCGATGATTCCCTGGCCGCCCTTCGGATCCGCGGCACTCTGGTGCTCTTCGGCGCCGCGTCCGGCCCGGTGCCGCCCGTCGACCCGCAGCGACTCAACACCGGCGGCTCGCTGTACCTGACCCGCCCCACCATCACCCACTTCCTTCAGGATGCGCAGGAACGCCGCTGGCGTTCCGATGAGCTCTTCGCCGCGGTGGCAGACGGGAGCCTGAAAGTCCGTATCGGGGCGCGGTACGACCTGGCCGACGCCGCGACGGCCCACACCGACCTGGAGCAGCGGCGCACCACCGGCAAGGTCATCCTGGTGCCCTAA
- a CDS encoding SIMPL domain-containing protein, whose amino-acid sequence MTEDPRTVSVTGSGTAEAAPDLLTLSIGVECRRADVATAYRDAAGASSAITAVLRGHGVANPDITTSGLNLRAEVSWQEGRGQLVSGYLASTMLSVRLRDISDSAGIISAAVAAGGDEVRLNGLQLGFADAEDVEARAREAAWNDARTRAEHFAALAGARLGKVLSAAQHSSAAPPLPLAGGLQRAAASEPLAVEAGSASVTTALDVVWELLD is encoded by the coding sequence ATGACCGAGGATCCCAGAACCGTTTCGGTCACCGGATCCGGCACCGCGGAAGCCGCGCCGGACCTGCTGACTCTCTCCATCGGCGTCGAATGCCGCCGTGCCGATGTCGCTACGGCGTACAGAGACGCAGCCGGCGCCTCGTCCGCGATCACGGCAGTGCTGCGCGGCCACGGCGTGGCGAACCCGGACATCACGACGTCGGGCCTGAACCTTCGGGCCGAGGTCAGCTGGCAGGAGGGCCGCGGCCAGCTCGTCTCCGGCTATCTTGCCTCCACCATGCTCAGCGTCCGGCTCCGCGACATTTCGGACTCCGCGGGGATCATCTCCGCCGCTGTGGCGGCCGGCGGGGACGAGGTCCGGCTCAACGGCCTTCAGCTCGGGTTCGCGGACGCTGAGGATGTCGAGGCGCGCGCCCGTGAGGCTGCGTGGAACGATGCCCGGACCCGCGCTGAACACTTCGCAGCGCTGGCCGGTGCCCGGCTGGGCAAAGTTCTCTCGGCGGCCCAGCACTCCTCGGCGGCACCGCCGCTGCCGCTGGCGGGGGGCCTGCAGCGGGCGGCGGCCTCCGAACCCCTGGCCGTGGAGGCGGGCAGCGCCAGCGTGACCACAGCCCTCGACGTCGTCTGGGAACTGCTGGATTGA
- the argC gene encoding N-acetyl-gamma-glutamyl-phosphate reductase, giving the protein MTITVAVSGASGYAGGEVLRLLAGHPDVTIGAITAHSNAGSRLGELQPHLHGLADRILEDTTVENLAGHDVVFLALPHGASAGIAAQLPAGTVVIDAGADHRLEDAAAWEKFYGSEHAGTWPYGLPELPGQREALRGANRIAVPGCYPTSALLALTPGFSNGLLQGDDVVIVAASGTSGAGKAAKVNLIGAEVMGSMTPYGVGGGHRHTPEIEQGLSNALGAPVTVSFTPTLAPMSRGILATATAKVRAGVTAAELRRAWADAYDEEPFVHLLPEGQWPTTKSVQGSNHAVLQLAFDEHTGRVIVTCAIDNLTKGTAGGAVQSMNIALGLTETAGLELQGVAP; this is encoded by the coding sequence ATGACTATTACTGTTGCCGTTTCCGGCGCCAGCGGCTACGCCGGCGGCGAGGTGCTCCGGCTCCTGGCCGGACATCCGGACGTCACCATCGGCGCCATCACCGCGCACAGCAACGCTGGATCCAGACTAGGGGAACTGCAGCCCCATCTCCATGGCCTGGCGGACCGGATCCTCGAGGACACCACGGTGGAAAACCTCGCCGGGCACGACGTCGTGTTCCTCGCGCTGCCGCACGGCGCCTCCGCGGGGATCGCCGCGCAGCTGCCCGCCGGAACAGTCGTGATCGACGCCGGCGCCGACCACCGGCTGGAGGACGCCGCGGCCTGGGAGAAGTTCTACGGCTCGGAGCACGCCGGCACCTGGCCGTACGGGCTGCCGGAGCTGCCCGGACAGCGGGAGGCCCTCCGCGGCGCGAACCGGATCGCCGTGCCGGGCTGCTACCCGACGTCGGCCCTGCTGGCCCTCACCCCGGGCTTCAGCAACGGTCTGCTGCAGGGGGACGACGTCGTGATCGTCGCCGCCTCCGGCACCTCCGGGGCGGGCAAAGCCGCCAAGGTGAACCTGATCGGCGCCGAGGTGATGGGTTCCATGACCCCGTACGGCGTCGGCGGCGGTCACCGGCACACTCCGGAAATCGAACAGGGACTCTCCAACGCGCTGGGTGCGCCGGTCACCGTGTCGTTCACCCCCACGCTCGCGCCCATGAGCCGGGGCATCCTGGCCACAGCCACGGCAAAGGTCCGTGCCGGCGTGACCGCCGCGGAACTGCGCCGCGCCTGGGCGGACGCCTACGATGAGGAACCGTTCGTCCACCTGCTGCCGGAAGGCCAATGGCCCACCACGAAATCCGTGCAGGGCTCCAACCACGCCGTGTTGCAGCTCGCCTTCGACGAACACACCGGCCGCGTCATCGTCACCTGCGCCATCGACAACCTCACTAAGGGGACCGCCGGCGGCGCCGTGCAGTCCATGAACATCGCCCTCGGCCTGACGGAAACCGCCGGCCTCGAACTGCAGGGAGTCGCACCGTGA
- a CDS encoding SMP-30/gluconolactonase/LRE family protein, producing the protein MQAEQCTDPVAYHGEGPVWSAAWGALRWVDMLAGDVLSLAESGAVTRRHVGTVAAALRPRQGGGSVIGVERGFCLEAADGTLTRLDEVWADAGIRMNEGACDPDGRFYCGSMAYDQRPGAAALYRLDPDGSCHRVLQDITISNGLDWSPDGSLAYYNDTATHAVAVFDYHRDAGLTGRRTFVRMRDDEQPDGLTVDAQGGVWVAVNGSGEVRRYTPEGRLDGVVHVAARQVTACTFGGPDLRQLYITTSREHLEPGDDPLAGSLFRADVGVAGLAVREFAG; encoded by the coding sequence ATGCAGGCAGAACAGTGCACCGACCCGGTCGCCTACCACGGCGAGGGCCCGGTCTGGTCCGCAGCCTGGGGCGCCCTGCGCTGGGTGGACATGCTCGCCGGCGACGTTCTGTCGCTGGCCGAATCCGGCGCCGTCACGCGCCGCCACGTCGGCACGGTCGCTGCCGCGTTGCGGCCGCGGCAGGGCGGCGGCTCGGTAATCGGCGTCGAGCGCGGCTTCTGTCTGGAGGCTGCCGACGGGACGCTGACCCGGCTGGACGAGGTGTGGGCCGACGCCGGTATCCGAATGAACGAAGGTGCCTGCGATCCTGACGGCCGGTTTTACTGCGGTTCGATGGCCTACGATCAGCGGCCCGGCGCCGCCGCGCTGTACCGGCTCGACCCGGACGGCTCATGCCACCGGGTGCTGCAGGACATCACCATTTCCAACGGCCTGGACTGGAGCCCGGACGGTTCCCTCGCCTACTACAACGACACGGCGACCCACGCTGTCGCCGTTTTCGACTACCACCGTGACGCGGGGCTGACCGGGCGGCGCACCTTCGTTCGCATGCGCGACGACGAGCAGCCCGACGGGCTCACGGTGGACGCGCAGGGCGGCGTCTGGGTCGCGGTCAACGGTTCGGGCGAGGTCCGGCGGTATACCCCTGAAGGGCGCCTCGACGGCGTCGTGCACGTTGCGGCCCGCCAGGTGACCGCCTGCACCTTCGGCGGACCGGACCTGCGCCAGCTGTACATCACGACCTCGCGCGAGCACCTGGAGCCAGGCGACGATCCGCTGGCCGGATCCCTCTTCCGGGCGGACGTCGGCGTGGCCGGGCTGGCCGTACGCGAGTTCGCGGGTTAG
- the pheS gene encoding phenylalanine--tRNA ligase subunit alpha — translation MTETLPGAAVPNPLDEAAITAAVDQAVAAIAAASTLDELKAVRLAHTGEKSALSLANREIGGLPKDQKAAAGKLMGASRGRVNKALADRTDELVAENDARILVEETVDVTAAPRRRRAGARHPLSTLQDRVADIFVGMGWEIAEGPEVESEWFNFDALNFKPDHPAREMQDTFFVEPPEAHLVMRTHTSPVQVRSMLERDLPIYVLCPGKVFRTDELDATHTPVFHQFEGLAIDKKLSMADLRGTLEHFARQMFGGDARIRLRPNYFPFTEPSAELDIWHPGAKGGPSWIEWGGCGMVNPNVLRAAGIDPDIYSGFAFGMGIERTLMFRNEVGDMRDMIEGDVRFSEHFGMEI, via the coding sequence ATGACTGAAACTTTGCCGGGCGCCGCCGTCCCGAACCCTCTGGACGAAGCCGCCATCACCGCCGCCGTGGACCAGGCCGTCGCCGCCATCGCCGCCGCTTCGACACTCGATGAACTTAAAGCCGTGCGCCTCGCCCACACCGGTGAGAAATCCGCTCTGAGCCTCGCCAACCGTGAAATCGGCGGCCTGCCCAAGGACCAGAAAGCCGCCGCCGGCAAGCTCATGGGTGCCTCGCGGGGACGCGTCAACAAGGCGCTCGCGGACCGCACCGATGAACTCGTCGCCGAAAACGACGCCCGAATCCTGGTCGAGGAGACCGTGGACGTGACCGCCGCGCCCCGCCGGCGCCGGGCCGGTGCCAGGCACCCGCTGTCGACCCTGCAGGACCGCGTCGCGGACATCTTCGTCGGCATGGGCTGGGAAATTGCCGAAGGCCCCGAAGTCGAGTCGGAATGGTTCAACTTCGACGCGCTGAACTTCAAGCCGGATCACCCGGCCCGCGAGATGCAGGACACCTTCTTCGTCGAGCCGCCCGAAGCGCACCTGGTGATGCGCACCCATACGTCGCCGGTGCAGGTCCGTTCCATGCTCGAACGTGACCTGCCCATTTACGTGCTGTGCCCCGGCAAGGTGTTCCGCACCGACGAGCTTGACGCCACCCACACCCCGGTCTTCCACCAGTTCGAAGGCCTGGCGATTGACAAGAAGCTCAGCATGGCGGACCTCCGCGGCACCCTGGAGCACTTCGCGCGGCAGATGTTCGGCGGTGACGCCCGGATCCGGTTGCGCCCCAACTACTTCCCCTTCACGGAACCCTCCGCGGAGCTGGACATCTGGCACCCCGGCGCCAAAGGCGGGCCCAGCTGGATCGAATGGGGCGGCTGCGGCATGGTCAACCCCAACGTGCTCCGCGCCGCCGGGATTGACCCGGACATCTATTCAGGTTTTGCCTTCGGCATGGGCATCGAGCGGACCCTCATGTTCCGCAACGAGGTCGGCGACATGCGGGACATGATCGAAGGCGACGTACGTTTCAGCGAGCACTTCGGGATGGAGATCTAA
- a CDS encoding 4'-phosphopantetheinyl transferase superfamily protein, whose product MAAQLILRAVPPFPVPPAAREALDNVELARAHGMAPGPRAAFLAGRVAQRQFAAELLGVPASGLTAAYDCPRCGPGSAHGRPGYSLHGVPAPLLLSLSRSAGWVLLAAVPDPPTGLLLGVDVQDPAGADFDGFDDVALGPAERASLSGLSAAALVSARARLWARKEAWLKLCGTGLRTAPDALDVLHHPGIRDLPPAETGLPARFAAAVALSGMPDGAGRDAYQPGSGGSASS is encoded by the coding sequence ATGGCAGCGCAACTGATTTTGCGGGCCGTCCCGCCCTTTCCCGTACCCCCGGCCGCCCGCGAGGCGCTGGATAACGTGGAGCTGGCACGCGCCCACGGAATGGCCCCCGGTCCCCGGGCGGCGTTCCTCGCCGGCCGCGTTGCCCAGCGCCAGTTCGCCGCGGAACTGCTGGGCGTGCCGGCGTCGGGGCTCACGGCCGCCTATGACTGTCCGCGCTGCGGCCCGGGAAGCGCACACGGCAGGCCCGGTTACAGTCTCCACGGCGTGCCGGCGCCGCTGCTGCTGAGCCTCTCCCGCAGTGCGGGCTGGGTTTTGCTGGCCGCGGTGCCGGATCCGCCAACCGGGCTGCTGCTCGGCGTCGACGTCCAGGACCCGGCCGGCGCGGATTTCGACGGGTTCGACGACGTCGCACTGGGGCCGGCCGAACGCGCGAGCCTCAGCGGCCTGTCCGCCGCGGCGCTCGTCTCGGCCCGGGCCCGGCTGTGGGCACGCAAAGAGGCCTGGCTGAAGCTGTGCGGAACCGGGCTGCGCACCGCCCCGGACGCATTGGACGTGCTGCACCACCCGGGCATCCGGGATCTTCCGCCGGCCGAGACCGGACTGCCCGCCCGCTTCGCAGCCGCCGTCGCCCTGTCCGGGATGCCGGACGGGGCCGGCCGCGACGCATATCAGCCCGGCAGCGGCGGGAGCGCTTCCTCGTAA
- a CDS encoding M1 family metallopeptidase has translation MDRTAVPATDPDPYLPGQGSAAYRVARYELDLEYRVDNNRLTGRAVLHAVARQESASVVLDLAGLRVTEVLMPGRKVRKFKQRADRLVVVPDAALLPGDTFTVDIRYKGKPSPRRGFWGEVGWEELTDGVLVAGQPNGAPSWFPCNDHPGDKASYRITVTTDAGYRAICNGVLVAHEARSGQATWVYEQSEPMASYLATVQIGRYEQFQLNPDRAGGDVAQTAAVPGRLSVKAQAALARQPEMMRTFTSCFGPYPFADYTVVVTGDALEIPLEAQSLSIFGRNHLGHDWDSQRLIAHELSHQWFGNSLTAASWKDIWLHEGFACYAEWLWSEAAGIMTAADRAREAWRTLHREGQDLLIGNPGPERMFDDRVYLRGALALHALRVRCSDAAFFALLRDWTASHRHGSVSTQDFVAAAGAATGTDTAALLYPWLYEEALPPLPG, from the coding sequence ATGGACCGCACCGCAGTGCCCGCAACCGACCCGGACCCGTACCTGCCGGGCCAGGGCAGCGCCGCCTACCGGGTCGCGCGGTACGAACTGGACCTCGAATACCGGGTGGACAACAACCGGCTGACCGGCCGGGCGGTGCTGCACGCGGTGGCCCGGCAGGAGAGCGCCTCGGTTGTCCTGGACCTGGCCGGGTTGCGGGTCACCGAGGTGCTGATGCCGGGCAGGAAGGTGCGCAAATTCAAGCAGCGGGCCGACCGGCTCGTCGTCGTTCCCGATGCGGCCTTGCTGCCCGGCGACACCTTTACGGTGGACATCCGCTATAAAGGCAAGCCCTCGCCCCGCCGGGGCTTTTGGGGCGAGGTGGGCTGGGAGGAACTGACCGACGGCGTCCTGGTCGCCGGCCAGCCCAACGGCGCGCCGTCGTGGTTCCCCTGCAACGACCACCCCGGGGACAAGGCCAGCTACCGCATCACCGTGACCACCGACGCCGGCTACCGCGCGATCTGTAACGGGGTGCTCGTCGCACACGAGGCCCGGTCCGGCCAGGCGACCTGGGTCTACGAGCAGTCCGAGCCAATGGCCAGCTACCTTGCAACGGTCCAGATCGGCCGGTACGAACAGTTCCAGCTCAACCCGGACCGGGCCGGCGGCGACGTCGCGCAAACTGCCGCCGTTCCGGGCCGGCTGTCCGTCAAGGCCCAGGCCGCCCTGGCCCGTCAGCCCGAAATGATGCGGACCTTCACCAGCTGTTTCGGACCCTATCCCTTCGCGGACTACACCGTGGTGGTGACCGGGGATGCGCTGGAAATACCGCTGGAGGCCCAGTCCCTGTCCATTTTCGGCCGCAACCATCTGGGGCACGACTGGGATTCGCAGCGCCTGATAGCGCACGAACTGTCGCACCAGTGGTTCGGGAACTCCCTGACGGCAGCCTCGTGGAAGGACATCTGGCTGCACGAAGGCTTCGCCTGCTACGCCGAGTGGCTCTGGTCCGAGGCCGCCGGAATCATGACCGCCGCGGACCGGGCCCGGGAAGCCTGGCGGACGCTGCACCGGGAGGGCCAGGACCTGCTGATCGGGAACCCGGGGCCGGAACGGATGTTCGATGACCGGGTCTACCTCCGCGGTGCCCTGGCCCTGCACGCGCTGCGGGTCCGGTGTAGTGATGCTGCTTTCTTTGCGCTCCTGCGGGACTGGACTGCCAGCCACCGGCACGGTTCCGTTTCCACGCAGGACTTCGTCGCGGCGGCGGGGGCGGCCACCGGGACGGACACGGCGGCCCTGCTGTACCCGTGGCTTTACGAGGAAGCGCTCCCGCCGCTGCCGGGCTGA
- the argJ gene encoding bifunctional glutamate N-acetyltransferase/amino-acid acetyltransferase ArgJ, with protein MSITAPKGFRAAGVKAGLKASGNPDLALVVNDGPNKAAAAVFTSNRVAAAPVHWSREVVKDGRVDAVILNSGGANACTGPQGFQNTHSTAEKTAEVLGVSATDVFVCSTGLIGEQLPMDKLIPAIGAAAGELATDGGPAAAAAIMTTDSVSKQAVFTGTDAEGREFTIGGMAKGAGMLAPGLATMLVVLTTDAEVQPELLDVVLRDATRVTFDRADSDGCMSTNDTVVLLASGATGAVPSASAFGKGLTQVCADLARQLIGDAEGSSHDIAIRTFNAASEKDAEVVSRAVARSNLFKTAIFGKDPNWGRVLSAVGTTDAAFEPDRLNVAMNGVQICRNGSIGEDRNLVDLEPREVLVEIDLQAGAAEATIWTNDLTHEYVHENSAYSS; from the coding sequence GTGAGCATCACCGCGCCCAAGGGATTCCGGGCCGCCGGCGTCAAGGCCGGCCTTAAAGCCTCGGGAAACCCGGACCTGGCCCTCGTGGTCAACGACGGCCCCAACAAGGCAGCCGCGGCCGTTTTCACCTCCAACCGGGTGGCGGCGGCGCCGGTGCACTGGTCCCGTGAGGTGGTCAAGGACGGCCGGGTCGACGCGGTCATCCTCAACTCCGGCGGCGCCAACGCCTGCACGGGTCCGCAGGGCTTCCAAAACACCCACAGCACGGCGGAAAAGACCGCCGAGGTGCTCGGCGTGTCAGCCACGGACGTCTTCGTCTGCTCCACCGGGCTGATCGGCGAGCAGCTTCCGATGGACAAGCTCATCCCCGCGATCGGCGCCGCCGCAGGCGAACTGGCCACCGACGGCGGCCCGGCGGCCGCAGCCGCCATTATGACCACCGACTCGGTGTCCAAGCAGGCGGTCTTCACCGGCACCGACGCCGAAGGCCGGGAATTCACCATCGGCGGCATGGCCAAGGGCGCCGGCATGCTCGCCCCGGGCCTGGCCACCATGCTTGTGGTCCTGACCACCGACGCGGAGGTCCAACCCGAACTGCTCGACGTCGTACTCCGGGACGCCACCCGGGTCACCTTCGACCGGGCGGACTCGGACGGCTGCATGTCCACCAATGACACCGTGGTGCTGCTGGCCTCCGGCGCCACCGGGGCCGTGCCCTCGGCCAGCGCCTTCGGCAAGGGCCTGACCCAGGTGTGCGCGGACCTGGCCCGCCAGCTGATCGGGGACGCCGAAGGCTCCAGCCACGACATCGCCATCCGCACCTTCAACGCCGCGAGCGAAAAGGACGCCGAAGTGGTCAGCCGGGCCGTGGCCCGCTCCAACCTCTTCAAAACCGCGATCTTCGGCAAGGACCCCAACTGGGGCCGGGTGCTGTCCGCCGTCGGCACCACCGATGCCGCCTTCGAACCCGACCGGCTCAACGTCGCCATGAACGGCGTGCAGATCTGCCGCAACGGCAGCATCGGCGAGGACCGCAACCTCGTTGACCTGGAGCCGCGCGAAGTCCTGGTTGAGATCGACCTGCAGGCCGGCGCCGCGGAAGCGACCATCTGGACCAACGACCTCACCCACGAGTACGTCCACGAAAACAGCGCCTACTCCAGCTGA